Within Henriciella litoralis, the genomic segment GAATTTCAGACTTCGAGGTTTACCATGTCCAGACGTCCTGCACTCATTGCCAGCCTCTGTGCTTTCGCGGCGATTACATTCAGCCTCCCGGCGTCTGCGCAGTTCGGCCGCGAGCAGATTGCGCGTCCCGACAAGGATGAAGTCTATGCTGACATGGCCGTGGAGCGCGGCTGGTACGACGACGCCATCGAGCGCTACAGCGCCACCTGCGAGGACCGGTCTCGCCAGAAAGCAACATGGTCTCGCAATTGCCGCAAGCTGGCCGACATCTATCGCCGCGGGCTTGAAGGCGGTCAGGACTATGACAAGGCCCAGGCTCTTTATGACGAAGCCTGCTTCACAGGCCGCGACGATGAAAGCTGCATGCAGCAGGCCAATGTCAGCTTCAAGGGCACCGATGGCAATCAGGACTATGCCTATGCGCGCAAGCTGTACAAGGAAGCCTGCTCGCTCGGCAACAAGACCGGATGCGCCGGTTATGGCTCAATGCTGTATCGCGGTCAGGGCGGCGCCATGAAACGCGATGAAGGCAAACGCTACATCCAGACAGCCTGCGCTGAAGGCGATAGCTGGGCGTGCGAGCGCGCGCGAGGATTTGGCCTGCCTGAACGCCGGGGGCTCTAATACTCAATTAATTGTTTGAAATTCAAACAATCGAGTTACGCGAATATTCGGTAACTGTGTGTATCTTCACAATATGAGCCACAATTATCGTCTTGAGCAGGCCGATCCAAACTCCGCGGTGCGGGCACTGAGCTTCTTTGGCTTTGTAATCGTCGCCGCGCTGTCTCTTGCAATAATTTTCGCGATCATTTTCTCATCCTATTTCGGCACGCCGCGAGATCAGTCGGACTTCATGATGATGACGATCATCATCACCGCCTGTGTCGCCGGACCGATGGGCGCACTCGCCGCGCAAAACCAGTATCGGGTCGACCGCTATCACGCGACACTAGAAGCGATGGCGTCGACCGACCCGCTCACCGGGCTTTTGAACCGCCGGGCATTCAAGATCCTCGCCAATGAGGAGATTAGTCGCATGCAGCGGACCGATCACGGCGTTTGCATCGTGACGTTCGACATCGACAATTTCAAACGTGTGAACGATGCTCATGGCCACGCCTTTGGCGACCGGGTTCTGACATCCATCGCAAATATCAGCCACGCCGCGCTGCGCGGCCCGTTCGACAGGCTTGGTCGTTGGGGCGGCGAGGAATTTGTCATCCTGCTGACAAACGTAAACATTGATCAGGCGCAAAGTGTCTGTGAACGCCTGCGCGAGCGCATTGCCTCCACGGACCTGACGTTCAACGGCACCACGGTGCGCGTCACCGCCAGTTTCGGCATTGCACCTCTGACCAAGGGGTGCCGGCTCGAGGAATCGCTCGAAGCGGCTGACCAGATGCTCTACCGGGCCAAAAGCGCCGGTCGCAACAAGGTGATGAGTGTCGCCCCGCTGAAGAGCGTCGCCTGAGATAACGCTCCTCGCCCATGCTGCGTATTGAGACGCGGCTCCGCCATACATACATGGTGGCGTATGATACCTTTTTCCGTTCTCGACCTCGCCCCGATTGTTGAAGGCGCCAGTGCGCAAGACGCAATCGAACGCGCCAGCCGGCTTGCAACCCATGTCGACAGGCTTGGCTATAATCGCTACTGGCTGGCCGAGCATCACAACATGCCCGGCATTGCGAGTGCTGCGACGGCGGTCATGATCGCCCGCGCCGGCCGCGACACGAAGACCATCCGGCTCGGTGCCGGTGGCATCATGCTGCCCAATCATGCGCCGATCATGATTGCCGAACAGTTCGGCACGCTCGACGCTATCTATCCGGGGCGTATCGATCTTGGCCTTGGCCGCGCACCGGGCGGTGACCAGTTGGTCGCGCAGGCCCTGCGCCGCACGATGGTCGGCGGAGAAGACCGCTTCCCGCGCGAAGTCATGGAGCTGCAAGCCTATCTTGGGCCGGTTCAGCCCGGTCAGCGCGTGCAGGCTGTTCCCGGCGGCGGCTCGAACGTTCCGCTCTGGATTCTCGGCTCCTCGACATTTGGCGCGCAGCTGGCCGCCCATCTTGGCCTGCCCTATGCCTTTGCCTCACACTTTGCGCCGCAGCAGATGATGCAGGCGATCTCGATTTACCGTGAAACCTTCCAGCCATCCGAGCAGCTGAAAAAGCCTTACGTCATGCTCGGTTTCAACATGATTGCCGCCGATACTGACGAAGAAGCCCATGTGCTCGCCTCGTCCCTGCGGCGGACCTTCGTCAATCTGAGACGCGGAACGCCGACACGCCTCTCACCGCCCGATCTCTCCTTCGATGAAGAGATCCAGCCGCACGAACACACCATGCTTGAGACGATCCTCAGCTGTTCAGCCGTCGGGTCGCCGCAAACGGTGGAAACCAAGCTCAAAAGCTTCCTTGAGAAGACCGGGGCAGACGAAATGATCCTGTCGGCCAATATCTATGATGAGAAGGCCCGTCACCGCTCATATGAGATCGCTGCAGAGGTGCGCGAGCGCCTGACGGTGCCGAAGGCTGCTGAATAGGATTTAGCGACCCCCGCATTTAATCCATGGAGTCAACGCGGCGGCTCGGTTAGATGGCCGGGCCATGCTGACACGATTTCTTGCCATGCCGGTCCTTGTTGCTGCCGTCGCCATATTCCTGGGGACGTGCGTCGACGCATTGGTGAAAGGCATCGCGCCGGGCGCCGGCCTGCATTATCTTCTGGCCTGGCGGTTCCTGTTTGGCGGCGTCCTCGCCTTTGCCGTGTTCCGCGCCAAGAAACGCCCTCGCCCGAGCAATGCCGCAATCCGGTTTCATACCGCGCGCGGGCTTCTGCAGCTGTTCTGCGCCTTCACTTTCTTCTACGCACTGACGCAACTTCGACTGGCTGAAGCGACCGCGCTTGGCTTTACCGCATCCTTGTTGGTCGCGCCGGTGGCACGTGTCGTCATCGGCGAAAGAATAAGCCCCATCGCGGTTGGTGCTGCTGTGCTTGGATTTGGCGGCGTTGCGCTTGCGGTTCTTGGCGCAGGCGGTGACCCCGAAGCGCAAACCGGCAATCGCGCGCTCGGCCTGATATCGCTGTTCTCCTCAACCGTCGGCTATGCATTTGTCCTGGTTCTGCTGCGGATGCGGGCGACGAAAGAAGACGCCACAACGATTGCGATGTTCACCAATGTTGTCCCGGCAGTTGCGCTTCTGCCGATCACACTCGGCTTGTTCGGCTTTCCGGCCCTTGCCAGCCTGCCGCTCTTCCTGATGCTTGGCGTCCTTGGCTATTCAGTCTGGTTCCTGATGACGCTCGCCTATGCCCGCGCGCCGGCCCAGAGACTGGCCCCGCTGGAATATTCGG encodes:
- a CDS encoding tetratricopeptide repeat protein, with the protein product MSRRPALIASLCAFAAITFSLPASAQFGREQIARPDKDEVYADMAVERGWYDDAIERYSATCEDRSRQKATWSRNCRKLADIYRRGLEGGQDYDKAQALYDEACFTGRDDESCMQQANVSFKGTDGNQDYAYARKLYKEACSLGNKTGCAGYGSMLYRGQGGAMKRDEGKRYIQTACAEGDSWACERARGFGLPERRGL
- a CDS encoding GGDEF domain-containing protein, with the translated sequence MSHNYRLEQADPNSAVRALSFFGFVIVAALSLAIIFAIIFSSYFGTPRDQSDFMMMTIIITACVAGPMGALAAQNQYRVDRYHATLEAMASTDPLTGLLNRRAFKILANEEISRMQRTDHGVCIVTFDIDNFKRVNDAHGHAFGDRVLTSIANISHAALRGPFDRLGRWGGEEFVILLTNVNIDQAQSVCERLRERIASTDLTFNGTTVRVTASFGIAPLTKGCRLEESLEAADQMLYRAKSAGRNKVMSVAPLKSVA
- a CDS encoding LLM class flavin-dependent oxidoreductase; protein product: MIPFSVLDLAPIVEGASAQDAIERASRLATHVDRLGYNRYWLAEHHNMPGIASAATAVMIARAGRDTKTIRLGAGGIMLPNHAPIMIAEQFGTLDAIYPGRIDLGLGRAPGGDQLVAQALRRTMVGGEDRFPREVMELQAYLGPVQPGQRVQAVPGGGSNVPLWILGSSTFGAQLAAHLGLPYAFASHFAPQQMMQAISIYRETFQPSEQLKKPYVMLGFNMIAADTDEEAHVLASSLRRTFVNLRRGTPTRLSPPDLSFDEEIQPHEHTMLETILSCSAVGSPQTVETKLKSFLEKTGADEMILSANIYDEKARHRSYEIAAEVRERLTVPKAAE
- a CDS encoding DMT family transporter, with the translated sequence MLTRFLAMPVLVAAVAIFLGTCVDALVKGIAPGAGLHYLLAWRFLFGGVLAFAVFRAKKRPRPSNAAIRFHTARGLLQLFCAFTFFYALTQLRLAEATALGFTASLLVAPVARVVIGERISPIAVGAAVLGFGGVALAVLGAGGDPEAQTGNRALGLISLFSSTVGYAFVLVLLRMRATKEDATTIAMFTNVVPAVALLPITLGLFGFPALASLPLFLMLGVLGYSVWFLMTLAYARAPAQRLAPLEYSALIWSAVIGLIFFDELPGWPLWLGAVIIVASCFIVAFEDHYRTRRLAQMPASDLPE